From Streptomyces sp. GSL17-111, one genomic window encodes:
- the thiC gene encoding phosphomethylpyrimidine synthase ThiC, with product MTMHDARMRAEADGGADGSAERTEQPRFGWHKGYVDGSRPDIRVPVRRVHLTNGKDVTLYDTSGPHTDPTIDTDVRRGLPPLRENWIIARGDTEEYAGRELRPEDDGVKHTAPRGGLRNLDAVFPGRPRQPRRGRDGAAVTQLAYARRGEITPEMEYVAVRENRSPAFVRDEIAAGRAVLPANVNHPEIEPMIIGKNFLVKVNANIGNSAVTSSIEEEVEKMTWATHWGADTVMDLSTGRNIHTTREWVLRNSPVPIGTVPLYQALEKVDGRAEELSWEVYKDTIIEQAEQGVDYMTVHAGVLLRYVPMTARRKTGIVSRGGSIMAAWCLAHHKESFLYTHFEELCEILRAYDITFSLGDGLRPGSIADANDEAQFAELRTLGELNSIAKSHGVQTMIEGPGHVPMHKIKENIDLQQEICEEAPFYTLGPLTTDVAPGYDHITSGIGAAMIGWWGTAMLCYVTPKEHLGLPNKDDVKTGVITYKIAAHAADLAKGHPGVQEWDDALSDARFEFRWEDQFNLALDPDTARAFHDETLPAEPAKTAHFCSMCGPKFCSMKISQDIRREHGGDLTTQEIDEGMAEKSKEFAEAGNRVYLPLAD from the coding sequence ATGACCATGCACGATGCACGCATGCGCGCGGAAGCCGACGGCGGGGCCGACGGGTCCGCCGAGCGGACGGAGCAGCCGCGCTTCGGCTGGCACAAGGGCTACGTCGACGGCTCACGCCCCGACATCCGCGTGCCGGTGCGGCGGGTGCACCTGACCAACGGCAAGGACGTGACGCTCTACGACACCTCCGGGCCGCACACCGACCCCACCATCGACACCGACGTCCGCCGCGGCCTGCCGCCCCTGCGGGAGAACTGGATCATCGCCCGGGGCGACACCGAGGAGTACGCGGGCCGGGAGCTGCGGCCCGAGGACGACGGCGTCAAGCACACCGCGCCGCGCGGCGGGCTGCGCAACCTCGACGCCGTCTTCCCCGGCCGCCCGCGCCAGCCCCGCCGGGGCCGCGACGGTGCCGCCGTCACCCAGCTCGCCTACGCGCGACGCGGCGAGATCACCCCCGAGATGGAGTACGTCGCCGTCCGGGAGAACCGCTCGCCCGCGTTCGTGCGCGACGAGATCGCGGCGGGACGCGCCGTCCTGCCCGCCAACGTCAACCACCCGGAGATCGAGCCGATGATCATCGGCAAGAACTTCCTGGTGAAGGTCAACGCCAACATCGGCAACTCCGCCGTCACCTCCTCCATCGAGGAGGAGGTCGAGAAGATGACGTGGGCGACCCACTGGGGCGCCGACACCGTCATGGACCTCTCCACCGGCCGGAACATCCACACCACCCGCGAGTGGGTCCTGCGCAACTCTCCCGTGCCCATCGGCACCGTCCCCCTCTACCAGGCCCTGGAGAAGGTGGACGGCAGGGCCGAGGAGCTGAGCTGGGAGGTCTACAAGGACACCATCATCGAGCAGGCCGAACAGGGCGTGGACTACATGACCGTCCACGCGGGCGTGCTGCTGCGGTACGTGCCGATGACCGCACGCCGCAAGACCGGCATCGTCTCCCGGGGCGGCTCGATCATGGCCGCGTGGTGCCTGGCGCACCACAAGGAGAGCTTCCTCTACACCCACTTCGAGGAACTCTGCGAGATCCTGCGGGCCTACGACATCACGTTCTCCCTGGGCGACGGCCTGCGCCCCGGCTCCATCGCCGACGCCAACGACGAGGCCCAGTTCGCGGAGCTCAGGACGCTCGGCGAGCTGAACAGCATCGCCAAGTCGCACGGCGTCCAGACGATGATCGAAGGCCCCGGGCACGTCCCGATGCACAAGATCAAGGAGAACATCGACCTCCAGCAGGAGATCTGCGAGGAGGCGCCGTTCTACACGCTCGGCCCCCTGACGACGGACGTGGCCCCCGGCTACGACCACATCACCTCCGGCATCGGGGCCGCCATGATCGGCTGGTGGGGCACCGCGATGCTCTGCTACGTCACGCCCAAGGAGCACCTGGGCCTGCCGAACAAGGACGACGTCAAGACGGGCGTCATCACCTACAAGATCGCCGCCCACGCCGCCGACCTGGCCAAGGGCCACCCCGGCGTGCAGGAATGGGACGACGCGCTGTCCGACGCGCGGTTCGAGTTCCGTTGGGAGGACCAGTTCAACCTGGCCCTCGACCCGGACACGGCCCGCGCCTTCCACGACGAGACGCTCCCGGCCGAGCCGGCCAAGACCGCGCACTTCTGCTCCATGTGCGGGCCCAAGTTCTGCTCCATGAAGATCAGTCAGGACATCCGACGCGAGCACGGCGGGGACCTGACGACGCAGGAGATCGACGAGGGCATGGCCGAGAAGTCGAAGGAGTTCGCCGAGGCGGGCAACCGCGTCTACCTGCCCCTGGCCGACTGA
- a CDS encoding BRO-N domain-containing protein: protein MSEHDTSPERAVRHEAIDISDFVHAATGSRVRRVTLPDGTHWFPAVDVASELGYANTRQALQWHVPKECCATLRELAQGVYGTDTLGKLAGHRLQKSMRMVNLQGLVQLVNGCTKPEAMPFKQWVTEVVVTVQRDGVYELEPAAVQPPDPAAPVAYAMPQPVADAIVRLEERNLRADEMLATAQRASLATQQRVADAMERIAAAVEGMAATGRRPEPDAPAEAAAPAPAPTAREVLDRWRLRLPRGSRAWPVALYLLPHLVERGEVRMSVDFLAVKAGLTAQRTSQALTELRRHGCVEQRGFADNGSPVLVLCP from the coding sequence ATGTCCGAGCACGACACGTCGCCCGAGCGGGCGGTCCGCCACGAAGCCATCGACATCAGCGACTTCGTCCACGCCGCGACCGGCAGCCGCGTCCGCCGCGTCACCCTGCCCGACGGCACCCACTGGTTCCCGGCCGTCGACGTGGCGAGCGAGCTGGGGTACGCCAACACCCGTCAGGCTCTGCAGTGGCATGTCCCCAAGGAGTGCTGTGCCACTCTGCGAGAGCTCGCCCAAGGCGTCTACGGGACAGACACCTTGGGCAAACTTGCAGGTCACAGGCTGCAAAAGTCGATGCGTATGGTGAATCTCCAGGGTCTCGTCCAGCTCGTCAACGGCTGCACCAAGCCCGAGGCCATGCCGTTCAAGCAGTGGGTGACCGAGGTCGTCGTCACCGTGCAGCGCGACGGGGTGTACGAGCTGGAGCCCGCCGCCGTGCAGCCCCCAGACCCGGCCGCACCGGTCGCCTACGCGATGCCGCAGCCGGTTGCGGACGCGATCGTGCGCCTGGAGGAGCGCAACCTGCGCGCCGACGAGATGCTCGCCACGGCGCAGCGGGCATCCCTCGCGACGCAGCAGCGCGTGGCCGACGCCATGGAGCGCATCGCGGCGGCGGTGGAAGGCATGGCCGCTACGGGCCGGCGCCCGGAACCGGACGCTCCGGCCGAGGCGGCGGCACCCGCGCCGGCTCCCACGGCCCGGGAGGTCCTCGACCGGTGGCGTCTACGCCTGCCGCGTGGGAGCCGGGCGTGGCCGGTGGCGCTGTACCTGCTTCCGCACCTCGTGGAGCGGGGCGAGGTACGGATGTCGGTCGACTTCCTCGCCGTCAAGGCCGGGCTGACCGCGCAGCGGACGAGCCAGGCCCTGACCGAGCTGCGCCGTCACGGCTGCGTGGAGCAGCGTGGCTTCGCCGACAACGGCAGCCCCGTCCTGGTCCTCTGTCCCTGA
- a CDS encoding pyridoxamine 5'-phosphate oxidase family protein: protein MATSGSSGRPGSSGEHAIQEQLGSTHRADRFYADQVLDHLNERMREFTGRQEMFFLSTADRDGNCDSTFRAGPPGFLQVLDERTLAFPEYRGNGVHASLGNIRENPHLGILLVDFVRARIGLHVNGSAEILEDAEIRAEHPGLPQDPVPGRRAELWVRVTVDEAYIHCAKHIPHLQYAPKRTSQDWGTDDYKRKGGDFFGTARDRAERESAEAGAPAGPAEPEVPAVPEDGPRPVDAPPTPAPVSADAAGRPGGVPAPAPVPAAETIRPPAPERPPVPAEPPAPAPSAQAWRERAERLLAEARARRAAGERPSYEEWFSPPQ from the coding sequence GTGGCGACCAGCGGAAGCAGCGGCCGGCCGGGCAGCTCGGGTGAGCACGCGATACAGGAGCAGCTCGGTTCGACGCACCGCGCGGACCGCTTCTACGCCGACCAGGTGCTCGATCACCTGAACGAGCGCATGCGCGAGTTCACCGGGCGGCAGGAGATGTTCTTCCTTTCGACAGCGGACCGGGACGGCAACTGCGACAGCACCTTCCGGGCCGGTCCGCCGGGATTTCTCCAGGTGCTGGACGAGCGCACCCTGGCGTTTCCGGAGTACCGGGGCAACGGCGTGCACGCGAGCCTGGGGAATATCCGGGAGAATCCGCATCTGGGCATTCTTCTGGTGGATTTCGTCCGGGCCCGGATCGGCCTGCACGTCAACGGCTCGGCGGAGATCCTGGAGGACGCCGAGATCCGCGCCGAGCACCCCGGCCTCCCGCAGGACCCGGTGCCCGGGCGCCGGGCGGAGCTGTGGGTGCGGGTGACGGTCGACGAGGCGTACATCCACTGCGCGAAGCACATCCCGCACCTCCAGTACGCCCCCAAGCGGACGTCGCAGGACTGGGGCACCGACGACTACAAGCGCAAGGGCGGCGACTTCTTCGGAACGGCCCGCGACCGGGCCGAGCGCGAGAGCGCCGAGGCCGGCGCCCCCGCCGGTCCCGCTGAGCCCGAGGTCCCGGCCGTCCCCGAGGACGGACCGCGGCCCGTGGACGCTCCGCCGACGCCTGCCCCGGTGTCCGCGGACGCCGCCGGGCGGCCGGGGGGCGTGCCCGCCCCGGCGCCCGTCCCGGCGGCGGAAACGATCCGGCCGCCCGCGCCCGAGCGGCCGCCCGTCCCGGCCGAGCCGCCCGCCCCCGCGCCCTCGGCGCAGGCCTGGCGGGAGCGGGCCGAGCGGCTCCTCGCGGAGGCGCGGGCCCGCCGGGCCGCCGGGGAACGGCCCTCGTACGAGGAGTGGTTCAGCCCGCCGCAGTGA
- a CDS encoding cystathionine gamma-lyase, with protein MNPTERPDGHAGAPLGDGTRVVHAGLPPEEPYAPPLAGPAFAAHYHLPGDPAGAPYTYGRDGNPTWTALERALAELEDPDGTAHALAFASGMAAMSAVLLSRVRPGDVVVLPDDGYNLLARLRERLEDHGARVRCVPTGGEEQFRALAGASLLWLETPSNPGLDVCDIRALAEAAHREGALVVVDNTLATPLGQRPLQLGADVSVASGTKALTGHGDVLLGYVACRDAEVADGVRQWRKIVGAVPGPMEAWLAHRSLATLRLRVDQQARTALAVARALAGRSEVSGLRHPGLPEDAAHPLAARQMRRFGCVVSFTLPDLEHAERFLAALRLVHQATSFGGVRSTAERRGRWGGDAVPEGFVRLSVGVEDTEDVVADVLRALDAAERP; from the coding sequence ATGAACCCCACCGAACGACCGGACGGCCACGCCGGCGCACCGCTCGGCGACGGCACGCGGGTCGTGCACGCCGGGCTGCCGCCGGAGGAGCCGTACGCGCCGCCCCTGGCCGGGCCCGCCTTCGCCGCCCACTACCACCTGCCCGGCGATCCGGCCGGGGCCCCGTACACCTACGGCCGCGACGGCAACCCCACGTGGACGGCCCTGGAGCGGGCGCTGGCGGAGCTGGAGGACCCGGACGGCACGGCCCACGCGCTGGCGTTCGCCTCGGGTATGGCGGCGATGTCCGCCGTGTTGCTCTCCCGCGTGCGGCCCGGCGACGTCGTCGTCCTCCCCGACGACGGCTACAACCTGCTGGCGCGGCTGCGGGAGCGGCTGGAGGACCACGGCGCCCGGGTCCGCTGCGTGCCGACGGGCGGGGAGGAGCAGTTCCGTGCGCTGGCGGGCGCGTCCCTGCTGTGGCTGGAGACGCCGTCCAACCCCGGCCTGGACGTCTGCGACATCCGGGCGCTCGCGGAGGCCGCGCACCGGGAGGGCGCCCTCGTCGTCGTCGACAACACCCTCGCGACGCCGCTCGGGCAGCGTCCGCTGCAGCTGGGGGCCGACGTCTCGGTGGCCAGCGGCACGAAGGCGCTGACCGGCCACGGCGACGTGCTCCTCGGTTACGTCGCCTGCCGGGACGCCGAGGTGGCCGACGGCGTGCGGCAGTGGCGGAAGATCGTCGGCGCCGTGCCGGGCCCGATGGAGGCGTGGCTCGCCCACCGCAGCCTCGCGACCCTGCGCCTGCGCGTGGACCAGCAGGCGCGGACCGCACTGGCCGTGGCGCGCGCGCTGGCCGGACGCTCGGAGGTGAGCGGGCTGCGGCACCCGGGCCTGCCGGAGGACGCGGCGCACCCGCTGGCCGCCCGCCAGATGCGGCGCTTCGGCTGTGTCGTCTCCTTCACACTGCCCGACCTGGAGCACGCCGAGCGGTTCCTCGCCGCGCTGCGCCTGGTGCACCAGGCGACGAGCTTCGGCGGGGTGCGCAGCACGGCGGAGCGGCGGGGCCGCTGGGGCGGGGACGCGGTGCCGGAGGGTTTCGTGCGGCTGTCGGTGGGCGTGGAGGACACCGAGGACGTGGTGGCCGACGTCCTGCGGGCGCTGGACGCGGCCGAGAGGCCGTAA
- a CDS encoding cupin domain-containing protein, whose amino-acid sequence MKTFRLEELEAERAANDGAYLQFLRERNMSVGLYALDRGVPDPQQPHRQDEVYFVVSGRAALTVGDETTSVARGSVVYVPAGVPHRFHHISEDLRVLVVFSPPEG is encoded by the coding sequence ATGAAGACATTTCGGCTGGAGGAGCTGGAGGCGGAGCGCGCGGCGAACGACGGCGCCTACCTGCAGTTCCTGCGGGAGCGGAACATGTCGGTCGGTTTGTACGCGCTCGACCGCGGTGTCCCGGATCCGCAGCAGCCGCACCGTCAGGACGAGGTGTACTTCGTGGTCAGCGGACGGGCCGCGCTCACCGTCGGTGACGAGACCACCAGCGTCGCGCGCGGCAGCGTCGTCTACGTGCCCGCCGGGGTGCCCCACCGCTTCCACCACATCAGCGAGGACCTGCGCGTCCTCGTGGTCTTCTCTCCCCCGGAGGGATGA
- a CDS encoding GNAT family N-acetyltransferase has product MSDLTIRPATADDIADLVAMLADDPLGAARESPDDLAPYRAAFAAITADPQQHLVVAESAGRTVGTLQLTVVPGLSRRGASRALVEAVRVHRDERGSGLGSELIGWAVDEARRLGCRLVQLTSDASRTDAHRFYERLGFTASHVGFKLTL; this is encoded by the coding sequence ATGAGCGACCTGACCATTCGTCCCGCCACGGCGGACGACATCGCGGACCTCGTGGCCATGCTCGCCGACGACCCCCTGGGCGCCGCACGCGAGTCGCCGGACGACCTCGCGCCGTACCGTGCCGCGTTCGCCGCCATCACCGCCGACCCGCAGCAGCACCTGGTGGTCGCCGAGAGCGCGGGGCGGACCGTCGGTACGCTCCAGCTCACCGTCGTCCCCGGGCTCTCGCGGCGGGGCGCCTCCCGGGCCCTCGTCGAGGCGGTACGCGTGCACCGCGACGAGCGCGGGAGCGGCCTGGGCTCCGAGCTGATCGGCTGGGCGGTGGACGAGGCACGGCGGCTCGGCTGCCGACTGGTGCAGCTGACGTCGGACGCGTCGCGCACGGACGCGCACCGCTTCTACGAGCGGCTGGGCTTCACCGCCTCGCACGTGGGCTTCAAGCTCACGCTCTGA
- a CDS encoding NUDIX hydrolase, producing the protein MSSVRPVVKRTARAILLDGDSLIVIKRTKPGQEPYWITPGGGMEPEDASVIDALHRELDEELGAKVTDVVPAFVDTVPEGDEGGVKVQHFFVCRLTSMDLTLRHGPEVEEPCGTYDVVRLPFTPEGIDGVDVVPPTLRAYLRGNIEGVRALLADDLG; encoded by the coding sequence ATGTCCTCCGTCCGACCCGTCGTCAAGCGCACGGCCCGCGCGATCCTGCTCGACGGTGACTCGCTGATCGTCATCAAACGCACCAAGCCCGGCCAGGAGCCGTACTGGATCACGCCGGGCGGCGGCATGGAGCCCGAGGACGCCTCGGTGATCGACGCGCTGCACCGGGAACTGGACGAGGAGCTGGGCGCGAAGGTGACGGACGTCGTCCCCGCCTTCGTCGACACCGTGCCCGAGGGCGACGAGGGCGGGGTGAAGGTCCAGCACTTCTTCGTGTGCCGGCTGACGTCGATGGACCTCACGCTGCGGCACGGCCCCGAGGTGGAGGAGCCGTGCGGCACGTACGACGTCGTCCGGCTGCCCTTCACACCGGAGGGGATCGACGGCGTGGACGTCGTCCCGCCCACGCTCCGGGCGTACCTGCGGGGCAACATCGAGGGCGTCCGCGCGCTCCTGGCGGACGACCTCGGGTGA
- a CDS encoding SsgA family sporulation/cell division regulator yields the protein MNGRVQAQVMMSFLASEELSFRIPVELVYEPDDPYAVRFTFGLPGDEPVTWVFGRELLVDGVSRPAGEGDVHIAPVADEALADLHIRLQVGPESALLRVSAPPLVAFLDRTDRVVPLGQEPACADIDAELDRILAGRP from the coding sequence ATGAACGGCAGGGTTCAGGCGCAGGTCATGATGAGCTTCCTCGCCTCGGAGGAGCTCTCCTTCCGGATTCCGGTGGAGCTGGTCTACGAGCCCGACGACCCGTACGCGGTGCGCTTCACCTTCGGTCTGCCCGGCGACGAACCGGTCACGTGGGTCTTCGGGCGCGAGCTCCTGGTGGACGGCGTGAGCCGTCCCGCCGGTGAGGGCGACGTGCACATCGCTCCGGTCGCCGACGAGGCCCTCGCCGACCTGCACATCCGCCTCCAGGTCGGCCCGGAGAGCGCGCTCCTGCGGGTCAGCGCCCCGCCTCTGGTGGCGTTCCTGGACCGCACCGACCGCGTCGTCCCCCTCGGCCAGGAGCCCGCCTGCGCGGACATCGACGCCGAGCTGGACCGCATCCTCGCCGGCCGGCCGTAG
- a CDS encoding YibE/F family protein, with product MIGPVTDSHSPHGGPHHTHHHGPAAPVSRHLRTVIAAVLIPFATAVLVGLVALWPGGAPEGEDGRTGVGFDRQTQEARVTKSEEVDCADVNAQQQDGDAATAGPCRLLTVEVTTGPHVGRTFTEVLTPDATRRPDTGQGVVVAYAPQAPEELQYSIVDIEREFPMILLAVFFALVVVAVGRLRGLLALVGLAVTFGVLTLFILPAILQGSNPLLVAVVGGSAVMLVTLYLCHGLTARTSVAVLGTLISLVLIGLLGSLFIDWAELSGNTDDQTALVHSLYPDIEIRGLLLAGVLIGSLGVLDDVTVTQTSAVWELKQADPTASRRGLYSAAMRIGRDHIASVVNTLVLAYAGAALPLLLLFSIAEAGVGRVATSELVAEEIVRTLVGSIGLVASVPVTTGLAALVVSAGLGREDAGLRRAPRGRRRRAR from the coding sequence ATGATCGGTCCCGTGACCGATTCCCACAGCCCGCACGGCGGCCCTCACCACACCCATCACCACGGCCCCGCCGCACCGGTGTCCCGGCACCTGCGGACGGTCATCGCCGCGGTGCTGATCCCGTTCGCCACCGCCGTTCTCGTCGGCCTCGTCGCCCTGTGGCCCGGCGGCGCGCCGGAGGGCGAGGACGGCCGGACGGGCGTCGGCTTCGACCGGCAGACGCAGGAGGCCCGGGTCACGAAGTCGGAGGAGGTGGACTGCGCGGACGTCAACGCGCAGCAGCAGGACGGTGACGCGGCCACGGCGGGCCCGTGCCGCCTGCTGACGGTGGAGGTGACGACGGGTCCGCACGTCGGGCGGACGTTCACCGAGGTCCTCACACCGGACGCCACCCGCCGTCCCGACACCGGGCAGGGCGTCGTCGTCGCCTACGCTCCGCAGGCCCCGGAGGAGCTGCAGTACAGCATCGTCGACATCGAGCGCGAGTTCCCGATGATCCTGCTCGCCGTCTTCTTCGCGCTGGTGGTCGTCGCGGTGGGCCGGCTGCGCGGACTGCTGGCGCTGGTGGGGCTCGCCGTGACGTTCGGGGTGCTGACGCTGTTCATCCTGCCCGCGATACTGCAGGGGTCGAACCCGCTGCTGGTGGCCGTGGTGGGGGGCAGCGCGGTGATGCTGGTGACGCTGTACCTGTGTCACGGCCTGACGGCGCGCACGTCCGTGGCCGTGCTGGGCACCCTGATCTCCCTCGTGCTGATCGGCCTGCTGGGCTCGCTGTTCATCGACTGGGCCGAGCTGTCGGGCAACACCGACGACCAGACGGCGCTGGTGCACAGCCTCTATCCGGACATCGAGATCCGCGGGCTGCTGCTGGCGGGGGTGCTGATCGGTTCGCTCGGTGTGCTCGACGACGTCACCGTCACCCAGACCTCGGCGGTGTGGGAGCTGAAGCAGGCGGATCCGACGGCGAGCCGGCGCGGCCTCTACAGTGCCGCGATGCGCATCGGGCGGGACCACATCGCGTCCGTGGTGAACACGCTGGTCCTGGCGTACGCGGGCGCCGCGCTACCGCTGCTGCTGCTGTTCTCCATCGCGGAGGCGGGCGTCGGCAGGGTGGCGACGAGTGAGCTGGTGGCGGAGGAGATCGTCCGCACGCTCGTGGGCTCGATCGGCCTCGTCGCGTCCGTACCGGTGACGACGGGCCTGGCCGCGCTCGTCGTCTCCGCCGGGCTCGGTCGGGAGGACGCCGGACTGCGCCGTGCGCCGAGGGGACGCCGACGGCGTGCCAGATGA
- a CDS encoding DUF5326 family protein, whose amino-acid sequence MTAKGTLAGLPTWVKWVGVIVVALIVFKVVMAVLTTVIGLLFNILLFAAIVAAVVFLARKFLSSSSGSSSDRW is encoded by the coding sequence ATGACGGCAAAGGGGACGCTGGCGGGGCTGCCGACGTGGGTGAAGTGGGTCGGCGTCATCGTCGTCGCGCTCATCGTCTTCAAGGTGGTGATGGCCGTCCTGACGACGGTGATCGGTCTGCTGTTCAACATCCTGCTGTTCGCGGCGATCGTGGCCGCCGTCGTCTTCCTCGCACGGAAGTTCCTGTCGTCGTCCTCGGGTTCCTCCTCCGACCGCTGGTGA
- a CDS encoding globin domain-containing protein: protein MTTTSADNGIPGSDPGNDGDWGWFSTTRRSPGSEGPRTSGGGQGGRPGGVPPQQPQQPQHRQQPQGGGNWPQQVRQSPPTPPRSAFEPVTTPPPMANTAPPTADATLIRRTMEEIEPAADAVTSYFYAMLFVRHPYLRDLFPASMDSQRDRLFAALLTAAQNVDNPAVLTEYLQGLGRGHRKYGTRPEHYPAVGECLIAALTRYAHHSWSPQTEAAWVRAYTTISQIMIDAAADDEAHSPAWWHAEIVSHEKRTDDIAVITLRPDQPYPFLAGQYTTVETPWWPRVWRSYSLASAPRADGTLSLHVKAVPAGWVSGALVRRARPGDVVRLGPAAGSMTVDHRTDNGLLCLGGGTGIAPIKALVEDVAEHGRPRPVEVFYGARSDHDLYDLETMLKLEARLPWLSVRPVVAAGCPVRASGLAGQLPDAVRGAGRWSAYDGYVSGPPGMIRSGVDALRGVGIPVNRIRHDSLDELVSQSTQN from the coding sequence ATGACCACCACGTCGGCCGACAACGGGATACCCGGCTCCGACCCCGGCAACGATGGTGACTGGGGCTGGTTCTCCACCACCAGACGGAGCCCCGGCTCGGAGGGCCCCCGGACGTCGGGCGGCGGCCAGGGCGGGCGCCCCGGCGGCGTGCCCCCGCAGCAGCCGCAGCAGCCGCAGCACCGGCAACAACCGCAAGGCGGCGGCAACTGGCCCCAGCAGGTCCGGCAAAGTCCACCGACGCCGCCGCGCTCCGCGTTCGAGCCGGTGACCACCCCGCCGCCCATGGCGAACACCGCCCCGCCCACCGCCGACGCCACGCTCATCCGCCGCACGATGGAGGAGATCGAGCCGGCCGCGGACGCCGTCACCTCGTACTTCTACGCGATGCTCTTCGTGCGCCACCCCTATCTCCGGGACCTTTTCCCCGCCTCGATGGACTCCCAGCGCGACCGGCTCTTCGCGGCGCTCCTCACCGCCGCCCAGAACGTCGACAACCCGGCCGTGCTGACCGAGTACCTCCAGGGGCTGGGCCGCGGCCACCGCAAGTACGGCACCCGGCCCGAGCACTACCCGGCGGTCGGCGAGTGCCTGATCGCCGCACTCACGCGGTACGCGCACCACAGCTGGTCGCCGCAGACGGAGGCCGCCTGGGTGCGCGCCTACACGACGATCTCGCAGATCATGATCGACGCCGCCGCCGACGACGAGGCACACTCCCCGGCCTGGTGGCACGCGGAGATCGTCTCCCACGAGAAGCGCACCGACGACATCGCCGTCATCACGCTGCGCCCCGACCAGCCCTACCCCTTCCTCGCGGGCCAGTACACGACCGTGGAGACGCCCTGGTGGCCACGGGTGTGGCGCAGCTACTCGCTGGCCTCCGCGCCGCGCGCCGACGGGACGCTCAGCCTCCACGTGAAGGCCGTCCCCGCCGGTTGGGTCTCCGGCGCGCTGGTACGACGGGCCCGGCCCGGGGACGTCGTACGGCTCGGCCCGGCGGCGGGCTCGATGACCGTGGACCACCGGACGGACAACGGACTGCTGTGCCTGGGCGGCGGCACGGGCATCGCGCCGATCAAGGCGCTGGTGGAGGACGTCGCCGAGCACGGCAGGCCCCGCCCGGTGGAGGTGTTCTACGGTGCCCGCAGCGATCACGACCTGTACGACCTGGAGACGATGCTGAAGCTGGAGGCGCGCCTCCCGTGGCTGTCCGTCCGGCCGGTCGTCGCGGCCGGCTGCCCGGTGCGTGCGTCGGGCCTGGCGGGGCAGTTGCCGGACGCGGTCCGGGGCGCGGGGCGGTGGAGTGCGTACGACGGTTACGTCTCCGGCCCGCCCGGCATGATCCGCAGCGGGGTTGACGCACTCCGGGGTGTGGGGATACCCGTCAACCGGATACGGCACGACTCCCTGGACGAGCTCGTGTCGCAGAGCACACAGAACTGA
- a CDS encoding phage holin family protein has translation MMNLIVKTIANAVALGVAVWLLGDITLTGDSTGSKALTLVVVALIFGVVNLVVKPIVNLLSLPALILTLGLFMLVINALMLLLTSWIADVLDVPFHVDGFGTALLGGLIIAIVAWAVELVLPD, from the coding sequence ATGATGAATCTCATCGTCAAAACCATCGCCAACGCGGTCGCCCTCGGCGTCGCCGTGTGGCTGCTCGGCGACATCACGCTCACCGGTGACAGCACCGGCTCGAAGGCGCTCACGCTCGTCGTGGTCGCCTTGATCTTCGGTGTGGTCAACCTCGTGGTCAAGCCGATCGTGAACCTGCTGTCACTCCCGGCTCTGATCCTCACGCTCGGCCTGTTCATGCTGGTGATCAACGCGCTCATGCTGTTGCTCACCTCCTGGATCGCCGACGTGCTGGACGTGCCCTTCCACGTCGACGGTTTCGGCACCGCGTTGCTGGGCGGGCTGATCATCGCCATCGTCGCCTGGGCGGTGGAGCTGGTCCTGCCCGACTGA